One part of the Zymomonas mobilis subsp. pomaceae ATCC 29192 genome encodes these proteins:
- a CDS encoding aspartate-semialdehyde dehydrogenase — protein sequence MGYRVVVAGATGNVGREMLAILSEREFPIDDIAVLASARSQGTPIEFGESGKVLKVQNIENFDWTGWDIALFAVGSEATKKYAPIAAKAGCTVIDNSSLFRMDPDVPLIVPEVNPEAIDQYKKKNIIANPNCSTAQLVVALKPLHDAAKIKRVVVTTYQSVSGAGKAGMDELFEQSRAIFVGDPIEPKKFTKQIAFNIIPHIDVFLDDGFTKEEWKMVVETKKILDPKIKLVATCARVPVFVSHAEAVNIEFENELTADQAREILREAPGIMVVDKREDGGYITPVEAVGDFATYISRIREDPTVENGLVIWVVSDNLRKGAALNAVQIAELLGRRQLKKG from the coding sequence CAGGCGCTACCGGTAATGTCGGACGCGAAATGTTGGCGATCCTGTCCGAGCGTGAATTTCCGATTGATGATATTGCTGTTTTAGCATCAGCACGCAGTCAAGGAACGCCGATTGAATTCGGTGAGTCCGGTAAGGTGTTAAAAGTTCAGAATATCGAAAATTTTGATTGGACGGGCTGGGATATAGCTTTGTTCGCCGTGGGATCTGAAGCGACAAAAAAATATGCACCGATCGCGGCAAAAGCTGGCTGTACCGTAATCGATAACTCTTCTCTTTTCCGGATGGATCCGGACGTACCATTGATCGTGCCAGAAGTGAATCCTGAAGCGATTGATCAGTATAAGAAAAAGAATATCATCGCTAACCCGAACTGTTCTACTGCACAGTTGGTTGTTGCCCTAAAGCCATTGCATGATGCAGCAAAAATCAAGCGTGTCGTTGTAACAACCTATCAGTCCGTATCGGGTGCCGGTAAGGCCGGTATGGATGAATTGTTTGAACAGAGTCGCGCGATCTTTGTCGGCGATCCTATCGAGCCGAAAAAGTTTACCAAGCAAATTGCTTTTAATATTATTCCGCATATCGATGTTTTCCTTGATGATGGTTTCACCAAGGAAGAATGGAAGATGGTGGTTGAAACCAAAAAGATTCTCGATCCTAAAATCAAATTGGTCGCCACTTGTGCGCGGGTGCCTGTTTTTGTCAGCCATGCCGAAGCCGTTAATATTGAATTCGAGAATGAATTAACCGCTGATCAAGCCCGCGAAATTCTGAGAGAAGCGCCCGGTATCATGGTCGTCGATAAGCGCGAAGATGGGGGCTATATCACACCGGTTGAAGCCGTAGGTGATTTTGCGACTTATATCAGCCGTATTCGTGAAGATCCGACGGTTGAAAATGGTCTGGTAATCTGGGTAGTCTCGGATAACCTTCGTAAGGGTGCTGCCTTAAATGCGGTTCAGATTGCAGAATTACTCGGCCGCCGTCAGCTAAAAAAAGGTTAA
- a CDS encoding alpha/beta fold hydrolase, whose product MPDQVTTTSFTTQDGIQLAWYEIGKGYPIILLHGLFSSAFMNWIRPGHADLLAQAGFRVIMPDLRGHGKSDRAKSDKDWPKDILIRDNADFIAALELKSFALGGYSLGARIATHLCLKGLQPEKLILAGMGLEGLTTATQNLDLFQNAIVPDNKFPVGSIERFIQNFFYQSGCNNQAMLYLLSSQSSVEKRMLTSLLIKTLVITGNKDYFNGSAADLVQTLPQAEALLILGDHMSAVMQPTLAEGIIHFIKNS is encoded by the coding sequence ATGCCCGATCAGGTTACAACCACCTCTTTCACGACACAGGACGGTATTCAATTAGCTTGGTATGAAATCGGAAAAGGGTATCCCATTATTCTATTACATGGGCTTTTTTCATCGGCCTTCATGAACTGGATTCGTCCCGGACATGCCGATCTTTTAGCGCAGGCAGGCTTTCGGGTAATCATGCCCGATTTAAGAGGCCATGGTAAAAGTGACCGTGCAAAATCGGATAAGGACTGGCCAAAAGATATTCTGATACGGGACAATGCCGATTTTATAGCGGCCTTAGAATTGAAATCCTTTGCTCTAGGGGGCTATTCGCTGGGGGCCCGTATCGCAACCCATCTTTGCCTCAAGGGATTACAGCCTGAAAAACTTATATTAGCCGGAATGGGACTCGAGGGCCTGACTACGGCGACCCAAAATCTTGATCTTTTTCAAAATGCTATAGTCCCCGATAATAAATTTCCGGTGGGATCGATTGAACGTTTTATTCAGAATTTTTTCTATCAAAGTGGCTGCAATAACCAAGCTATGTTATATTTATTAAGTAGCCAATCTTCGGTAGAAAAGCGTATGTTAACATCATTACTGATTAAAACATTGGTGATAACAGGCAATAAAGACTATTTTAACGGATCTGCTGCGGATTTAGTACAAACTTTGCCCCAAGCAGAGGCTTTATTGATCCTAGGGGATCATATGAGCGCAGTGATGCAACCCACTCTAGCAGAAGGAATCATCCATTTTATAAAAAATTCATAA
- a CDS encoding response regulator, with protein MPLGQQIAPYLPLLRRYARALSGDQIAGDRLVRSTLETIIAAPEAFPTDVDPRLGLYTVFHRLWQQRTETSASNAEEGKASIAFDRLSPITPRPRQALLLTAMEGFSSKEAAYLIGVSESQINQWLEEAIAEIDRQIHCRVLIVEDEPIIAFDIETIVHDLGHDIVGVATTRDEAVSLAKTNPPGLILSDIQLADDSSGIDAVQDILKEINVPVIFITAFPERLLTGERPEPTFLITKPFQVDTIKATIAQALFCNPLSLAA; from the coding sequence ATGCCGCTGGGACAGCAAATAGCGCCATATCTGCCTTTACTTCGCCGCTATGCGCGCGCTCTTTCTGGTGATCAAATCGCAGGCGATCGGTTGGTACGATCCACATTGGAAACCATTATTGCGGCACCCGAAGCCTTCCCTACAGATGTTGATCCACGTCTTGGCCTTTATACGGTTTTTCATCGTCTATGGCAGCAACGCACGGAAACCTCTGCTTCTAATGCAGAAGAAGGTAAGGCAAGTATCGCTTTTGATCGCTTATCCCCCATTACACCTCGTCCACGTCAGGCCTTGTTACTGACGGCAATGGAGGGTTTCTCTTCCAAAGAAGCGGCCTATCTTATTGGGGTTTCCGAATCTCAGATCAATCAATGGCTAGAAGAAGCCATCGCCGAGATTGACCGTCAGATTCACTGCCGTGTCTTGATTGTAGAAGATGAACCTATCATCGCCTTTGATATTGAAACGATAGTCCATGATTTAGGGCATGATATTGTTGGTGTGGCCACTACCCGTGATGAGGCCGTTTCACTAGCAAAAACCAACCCACCGGGATTGATCTTGTCCGATATTCAGTTAGCCGATGACAGTTCGGGTATTGATGCGGTGCAGGACATTCTAAAAGAAATCAATGTCCCCGTCATTTTTATTACCGCCTTCCCGGAACGATTGTTAACGGGAGAACGTCCAGAGCCGACCTTTTTAATTACGAAGCCATTTCAAGTTGACACCATTAAGGCTACTATTGCGCAGGCTTTATTTTGTAATCCTTTGAGTCTAGCAGCTTAG
- a CDS encoding sigma-70 family RNA polymerase sigma factor: MIKNHEEEKNSPENVSNKVAKGEVNSQKTGTDAAIVPEHISLSDEDFRLQLAEVIPHLRAFGRSLSGNRETADDLVQETLLKAWAARVRFQAGTSMRAWTFIILRNLFLSQMRRARFRSEWNEEAAAKQLVVQAGQDQNIALGDIQRALGHLPTSQREALILIGAGGFSYEEAAEICDCAVGTIKSRVARGRAALEKLVEGETLSTRHNSKQDSQRSALDMIMDEVNELSHGH; this comes from the coding sequence ATGATCAAAAATCATGAGGAAGAAAAAAATTCTCCGGAAAATGTTTCAAATAAAGTGGCAAAGGGAGAGGTGAATTCTCAGAAAACAGGCACTGACGCCGCTATTGTTCCTGAGCACATCTCTTTGTCAGATGAGGACTTTCGTCTTCAACTTGCTGAAGTTATTCCGCATCTACGCGCCTTTGGGCGTTCGCTGTCCGGCAATCGTGAGACTGCTGATGATTTAGTTCAGGAAACTTTATTAAAAGCATGGGCTGCACGTGTTCGCTTTCAGGCGGGTACAAGCATGCGGGCATGGACATTCATTATTCTACGTAATTTGTTTCTTTCTCAAATGCGCCGCGCCCGTTTCCGAAGTGAATGGAATGAAGAAGCGGCTGCCAAGCAGTTGGTCGTTCAGGCGGGACAAGATCAAAATATTGCGCTGGGTGACATCCAGCGCGCCTTAGGTCATTTGCCCACTTCCCAAAGAGAAGCGCTTATCCTGATTGGTGCAGGTGGTTTTTCCTATGAAGAAGCGGCCGAAATTTGTGATTGTGCTGTTGGCACTATCAAAAGTCGTGTGGCAAGAGGCCGGGCAGCTTTAGAAAAATTAGTAGAAGGCGAAACTTTATCAACGCGTCATAATTCAAAACAGGACTCGCAACGTTCTGCCCTTGATATGATTATGGATGAAGTAAACGAGCTTAGTCACGGCCATTAA
- a CDS encoding M23 family metallopeptidase → MIVKASVVRDNNAANVVYSDNKIINRKSNSFWFKLSLLAVMVSTPALASKHAGGAKSNTSHTTHAVTAHTATAHHGAGHLVSAHVKTPTFHTVAHPTQFSKIYSRNSHFSSARYEMHHTASHYKMAHFVLPHRSYGFQPIAIDPTTSTVPAIAETPSHGDKQYHNLFVSWAKADDTEINNQAAVVPSSTPLGSRFALTSPFGVRADPFRRHAAMHTGIDMAAPYGTPVYASADGVVDRAGQASGYGNLIEIDHGHTIQTRYGHLSRILVSEGQTIKRGDLIGLMGSSGRSTGSHLHYEVRIQGEAVNPVPFLAVDSYHMAMLENVSSGAQGGPEKDIRDVKVRHKHHS, encoded by the coding sequence ATGATCGTCAAGGCGTCTGTTGTGCGGGATAATAATGCGGCGAATGTCGTATATTCGGATAATAAAATCATAAACCGTAAAAGTAATTCTTTTTGGTTTAAGTTGAGTTTACTCGCGGTTATGGTTTCGACGCCAGCCTTAGCCTCTAAACATGCCGGCGGGGCAAAATCGAATACCTCTCATACGACTCATGCCGTTACCGCTCACACTGCGACTGCTCACCATGGGGCAGGTCATTTAGTGAGTGCTCACGTAAAGACACCAACTTTCCACACCGTCGCGCATCCTACCCAGTTCAGTAAAATATATTCCAGAAATAGCCATTTTTCTTCTGCACGCTATGAAATGCATCATACAGCTTCCCATTATAAAATGGCTCATTTCGTACTACCCCATAGATCTTATGGCTTTCAGCCTATAGCGATTGATCCCACAACCTCAACTGTACCGGCTATTGCTGAAACACCCAGTCATGGCGACAAACAATATCATAATCTGTTCGTTTCATGGGCAAAGGCCGATGATACCGAGATTAATAATCAAGCTGCGGTGGTACCGTCTTCTACGCCACTTGGGTCTCGCTTTGCTTTGACTAGTCCTTTTGGGGTGCGCGCCGATCCTTTCCGTCGCCATGCGGCTATGCATACCGGTATTGATATGGCTGCGCCTTATGGAACGCCCGTATATGCCAGCGCTGATGGGGTTGTCGATCGGGCAGGGCAGGCATCAGGCTACGGAAATCTTATTGAAATCGACCATGGGCACACTATTCAAACACGCTATGGCCATCTTTCCCGAATTTTAGTGAGTGAAGGGCAGACGATTAAGCGTGGTGATTTGATCGGGCTGATGGGCTCATCCGGACGCTCGACCGGCAGCCATCTTCATTACGAAGTCCGAATTCAGGGTGAAGCGGTTAATCCGGTACCTTTCCTTGCTGTGGATTCCTATCATATGGCTATGCTTGAAAATGTATCTTCAGGCGCACAGGGTGGGCCAGAAAAAGATATTCGGGATGTTAAAGTGCGCCACAAGCATCATTCGTAA
- a CDS encoding HesB/IscA family protein — translation MENSLSEKPAVIFSASAAERVTDIARQQNKPAILRLSVEGGGCSGFRYQYSLADHIEAEDCQIHEGEATLIIDPVSLDLLAGSTVNFIKSLNGSAFQIENPNAVSGCGCGSSFSI, via the coding sequence ATGGAAAACAGCTTATCAGAAAAACCTGCCGTAATATTCAGCGCATCAGCGGCTGAACGCGTAACTGATATTGCCCGACAGCAAAATAAACCTGCTATTTTGCGCCTTTCAGTCGAAGGTGGGGGCTGTTCTGGTTTTCGTTACCAATATAGTTTGGCTGATCACATAGAAGCAGAAGACTGCCAGATTCATGAAGGTGAAGCGACACTGATTATCGATCCGGTCAGTTTGGATTTGTTAGCAGGTTCCACGGTTAACTTCATTAAATCGCTTAACGGCTCTGCTTTTCAGATTGAAAATCCCAATGCTGTCTCCGGCTGTGGATGTGGGTCGAGCTTTTCTATCTAA
- the xth gene encoding exodeoxyribonuclease III produces MLTVASFNVNGINARLPRLTEWLVKFQPDIVCLQEIKAAEDRFPREEIEAIGYNCLFHGQKSFNGVTILTKKAIPQLIRNQLPNDPDPLQCRYLEAEVNGIIIVSLYLPNGNPLPSPKYDYKLAWFKAFVTHAQTLWNSEKPVILAGDYNVVPSSDFKDIRDASELEGNALISPESRFFWRELLAMGWTDAIRARYPNEPLYSFWDYQGRSWPKDHGMRIDHLLISPAIADRLMDVGIDRTMRGLEKSSDHVPVWLRLRD; encoded by the coding sequence ATGCTAACAGTTGCCAGTTTTAATGTTAACGGCATCAATGCGCGTCTTCCCCGATTAACCGAATGGCTGGTAAAGTTTCAGCCTGATATTGTCTGTTTACAGGAAATTAAAGCGGCAGAAGATCGATTCCCAAGAGAGGAAATCGAAGCAATAGGATATAACTGCCTTTTCCATGGGCAAAAATCTTTTAATGGCGTGACTATCCTTACCAAGAAAGCGATTCCGCAGTTAATCCGAAATCAACTACCGAATGACCCCGATCCCCTCCAATGCCGTTATTTGGAAGCAGAAGTTAACGGTATTATTATTGTAAGCCTTTATCTCCCTAACGGTAATCCTCTTCCTAGTCCTAAATATGACTACAAGCTTGCGTGGTTCAAAGCTTTTGTCACGCATGCCCAAACTCTATGGAATAGTGAAAAGCCTGTTATTCTAGCAGGGGATTACAATGTTGTGCCTTCTTCTGATTTCAAAGACATTCGGGATGCTTCTGAATTAGAAGGGAATGCTCTTATCTCACCAGAAAGCCGGTTTTTCTGGCGAGAATTATTGGCAATGGGTTGGACGGATGCCATTCGGGCCCGTTATCCGAACGAGCCACTTTATAGTTTTTGGGACTATCAGGGACGCAGTTGGCCAAAGGATCACGGTATGCGCATTGATCATTTATTAATAAGCCCTGCGATTGCTGATCGCTTAATGGATGTTGGCATAGATCGTACTATGCGGGGATTAGAAAAATCTAGTGACCATGTGCCCGTATGGCTGCGTTTGCGAGACTAA
- a CDS encoding GNAT family N-acetyltransferase, with protein sequence MADLKIYPIGTTQSRNLNRFIEVAYELNRHNENWIAPLRSELREQLNSQKNPWFEHAEAEYFLAERDGKLVGRISAHIEKLTQKTPPEQGGGVDVGMWGMFEATDQEVADALLKTAENWHRNRGIKKIVGPISLSIWEEPGLLIKGHDHPPTIMMGHQRADYRAWIEAEGHKGIKDLFTYELDITKPFPPLIQKIVASGEKNARIKIRKVNKNNFMKEARLLMDILNDAWSKNWGYVPLTDKEIEHARHNLEPIVFEDLIMVAEVDGEPAAFMMTLPDVNEKLAEFKGKLFPFNWIKMLWWLRKPRVRTMRVPLMGVRKKFQTSRIASQVAFMMIEYIRRNSVANYGASRGEIGWILDDNQGMRSIATAIHSDINRIYRIYSKNI encoded by the coding sequence ATGGCTGACCTGAAAATATATCCCATTGGTACAACACAAAGCCGCAATCTCAATCGTTTTATTGAAGTCGCCTACGAGCTCAATCGTCATAATGAAAATTGGATCGCGCCTTTAAGAAGTGAATTAAGAGAGCAGCTGAACAGCCAAAAAAATCCATGGTTTGAACATGCTGAAGCCGAATATTTTTTAGCTGAACGAGATGGAAAGCTCGTGGGCAGAATATCTGCCCATATCGAAAAACTGACTCAAAAAACACCTCCCGAACAAGGGGGCGGAGTTGATGTCGGTATGTGGGGCATGTTTGAAGCGACAGATCAAGAGGTCGCCGATGCGCTTTTGAAAACAGCTGAAAATTGGCATCGAAACCGAGGGATAAAAAAAATAGTCGGCCCCATCAGTCTTTCGATATGGGAAGAACCGGGCTTGTTGATCAAAGGCCACGATCATCCTCCAACGATTATGATGGGTCATCAACGGGCTGATTATCGGGCATGGATTGAGGCAGAGGGTCACAAAGGTATTAAAGACCTTTTTACCTATGAATTAGATATAACCAAGCCTTTCCCCCCCCTCATTCAGAAGATTGTGGCATCGGGAGAAAAAAATGCCCGCATTAAAATTCGTAAGGTTAATAAAAATAACTTTATGAAAGAGGCCAGGCTCCTGATGGACATCCTCAATGATGCATGGTCTAAAAATTGGGGCTATGTTCCGTTGACGGATAAGGAAATCGAACATGCACGCCATAATCTAGAACCTATCGTTTTTGAAGATCTGATTATGGTTGCAGAGGTTGATGGCGAGCCGGCAGCCTTTATGATGACGTTGCCTGATGTGAATGAAAAACTGGCTGAATTTAAAGGCAAGCTATTCCCGTTTAACTGGATAAAAATGCTTTGGTGGTTAAGAAAACCACGCGTTAGAACTATGCGTGTCCCGTTAATGGGGGTTAGAAAGAAATTTCAAACTTCACGCATCGCTAGCCAAGTTGCTTTTATGATGATTGAATATATCCGCCGTAATTCTGTCGCTAATTATGGGGCAAGCCGGGGTGAAATCGGTTGGATTCTTGATGATAATCAAGGTATGCGCTCTATAGCTACCGCTATTCATAGCGATATTAATCGTATTTACCGTATATATAGTAAAAATATTTAA
- a CDS encoding sterol desaturase family protein produces the protein MNTIDAKTLKSGHKFWKKSHYLGRMTFKELVVVYFQYYTILTYLIISAIMIGLYLWKPAPLLPTLCTIGLATFGFPLIWYIIHRWVMHGHWMFKVPIVFFSKIWKRIHYDHHLDPDHLEVLFGALYTTLPSIALATALPGYLIGGFGGACIGYATGLLCTCFYEFCHCVQHLGYKPRNRTLALMKKRHLEHHFHDEEGNFGITNFFWDKLFGSYYVRRERPKKSPTVFNLGYTPEMAKKYPWVAQYSGGEVLCSPKERDRYKSSFDEVDKIQDIR, from the coding sequence ATGAATACAATAGATGCAAAAACCTTAAAATCGGGTCATAAATTCTGGAAAAAGTCGCATTATCTTGGACGTATGACGTTCAAAGAACTTGTAGTAGTCTATTTCCAATATTACACAATTCTGACTTATCTTATAATTTCTGCCATTATGATAGGGCTTTATCTTTGGAAACCGGCCCCTTTACTACCGACTTTATGCACGATAGGGCTTGCTACTTTCGGTTTCCCTCTCATCTGGTATATAATCCATCGCTGGGTTATGCATGGTCACTGGATGTTTAAAGTGCCCATAGTGTTTTTTTCCAAAATCTGGAAACGGATTCACTATGATCATCATTTAGATCCTGATCATCTTGAGGTTTTGTTTGGGGCGCTTTATACAACGTTGCCTTCTATTGCGTTAGCAACAGCGCTGCCAGGTTATCTTATCGGTGGCTTTGGAGGTGCCTGCATCGGGTATGCAACAGGGCTTCTTTGCACCTGTTTTTATGAGTTTTGTCATTGTGTTCAACATCTTGGCTATAAACCACGTAATAGAACCTTGGCCTTGATGAAAAAGCGGCATCTTGAGCATCATTTCCATGATGAAGAGGGTAATTTTGGTATTACTAATTTCTTTTGGGATAAATTATTCGGTAGTTATTATGTCCGTCGCGAACGCCCTAAGAAAAGTCCGACTGTTTTCAATTTAGGGTACACCCCTGAAATGGCTAAAAAATATCCGTGGGTCGCACAATATTCCGGAGGGGAAGTTTTATGTAGCCCGAAAGAAAGAGATCGTTATAAAAGTTCTTTTGACGAGGTCGATAAGATACAGGATATCCGCTGA
- a CDS encoding N-formylglutamate amidohydrolase: MAAILQMGEWPSRKPVLLTVPHAGRFYPENLLSQLRCKPEQLVIFEDRFVDLLMDDSVDAGFSALLATCARMVVDLNRHPHEIDPVMIDPPLARESVLLSSKVRNGLGLFPSHLAGFGSLYLRPIALHDAEERIQNYHIPWHNLIENNLENIKSRYGVSVLLDVHSMPPLKAERHKAAADIVIGTAYGHSTKKEISLLAGEIAEKSGFQVAFNKPYAGGYTLDRHGKPTSSRHALQIEINRALYLDADLYHPSDNIKNISQLIKNISEAIADNIDSFR, encoded by the coding sequence ATGGCAGCCATTCTCCAAATGGGAGAATGGCCTTCAAGGAAACCTGTTCTATTAACAGTACCTCATGCCGGTCGTTTTTATCCTGAAAATTTATTAAGTCAGCTCCGGTGTAAGCCGGAGCAACTTGTTATTTTTGAAGACCGCTTTGTCGATCTCTTAATGGATGATTCTGTCGACGCGGGATTCTCTGCCTTGTTGGCAACCTGTGCGCGCATGGTTGTAGATTTAAATCGCCATCCGCATGAAATCGATCCCGTTATGATTGATCCGCCTTTAGCCCGCGAAAGCGTTTTACTCTCTTCCAAAGTCAGAAATGGTTTAGGTCTTTTTCCTAGCCATTTAGCGGGTTTTGGAAGTTTGTATTTACGGCCCATTGCGCTTCATGATGCGGAAGAACGCATTCAAAATTATCATATACCTTGGCATAATCTGATAGAAAATAATCTGGAAAATATAAAATCGCGTTATGGCGTTTCTGTTTTGTTGGATGTGCATTCTATGCCCCCCTTAAAAGCAGAGAGGCATAAAGCGGCGGCTGACATCGTCATTGGCACAGCCTATGGACATAGTACCAAGAAGGAAATAAGTCTGTTAGCAGGAGAGATAGCCGAAAAATCAGGCTTTCAAGTCGCTTTTAACAAGCCTTATGCCGGTGGTTATACTTTAGATCGCCATGGCAAGCCTACATCATCGCGCCATGCCCTTCAGATAGAAATCAACCGTGCGCTTTATCTTGATGCCGATTTATATCATCCTAGTGATAATATAAAAAATATTAGCCAGTTAATTAAGAATATTTCAGAAGCGATCGCCGATAATATCGATAGTTTTCGATAA
- the lptG gene encoding LPS export ABC transporter permease LptG: MIRRIFASRQIALYLSRLFIVRCFAVLAALILILQTLDMLGESAKILAYKGNGQAEIMHYVALRVPQLIARFLPFAVLLGVLVTLSTLNQNSEIISMKAAGISAHQILMPLVASCLVIACFSFAFNDRIVTRATAALDAWQAVDYGIPPPVATSGVNIWVRDDQKLIHVDNVQGYGDKTRLSGITLYQRDNNALTSMLFADHAVWTGHGWRMSNVKYFDVATDNITAQPDYDLNEDLPPERFTLAEVKAEEVEAIPLFRTIKALDAAGRPTDELKAGLIHRFSGALAVILMPLLGSVAGFGLARSGHLFLRIVIGMSLGFAYFVADNFALAMGNLGTYPPLLASCAPFVLFFLIGEAILVRTEE; this comes from the coding sequence ATGATCCGACGTATTTTTGCTTCACGTCAGATTGCGCTTTATCTGTCCAGGCTTTTTATTGTGCGCTGTTTCGCTGTTTTAGCGGCCTTGATCCTTATTCTGCAGACCTTGGATATGCTGGGAGAATCGGCAAAAATCTTGGCCTATAAAGGCAATGGTCAGGCCGAAATAATGCATTATGTTGCCTTACGTGTGCCCCAGCTTATTGCCCGATTTTTACCTTTTGCTGTTTTATTGGGCGTATTGGTTACGCTTAGTACCCTTAATCAAAACAGTGAAATTATTTCGATGAAAGCGGCCGGCATTTCGGCCCATCAAATCCTGATGCCTTTAGTGGCCAGTTGTCTGGTTATTGCCTGCTTCAGCTTTGCTTTTAATGATCGGATTGTCACCCGCGCGACGGCTGCGTTGGATGCGTGGCAGGCCGTTGATTACGGTATTCCGCCGCCGGTAGCGACCAGTGGCGTTAATATATGGGTTCGAGATGACCAGAAACTTATTCATGTGGACAATGTCCAAGGCTATGGAGATAAGACGAGGTTATCCGGTATAACCCTTTATCAACGCGATAATAATGCCTTAACTAGTATGCTTTTTGCAGATCATGCTGTTTGGACGGGCCATGGTTGGAGAATGAGTAATGTCAAATATTTTGATGTTGCAACCGATAATATTACGGCTCAACCTGATTATGATCTTAATGAAGATTTACCCCCCGAACGCTTTACCTTGGCAGAGGTAAAAGCAGAAGAAGTCGAAGCTATTCCACTCTTTCGGACGATAAAAGCGCTTGATGCGGCAGGCAGGCCCACCGATGAATTAAAAGCGGGGCTTATTCACCGTTTTTCAGGGGCGCTGGCTGTAATTTTAATGCCGCTTTTAGGATCAGTTGCAGGCTTTGGCCTCGCACGGTCCGGTCACTTGTTTCTGCGAATTGTTATTGGGATGTCGCTTGGTTTCGCCTATTTTGTAGCTGATAATTTTGCCTTGGCCATGGGTAATCTTGGAACATACCCTCCCCTATTGGCTTCATGTGCGCCTTTTGTCCTATTCTTTTTGATCGGAGAAGCTATTCTCGTTCGGACAGAAGAGTAG
- the lptF gene encoding LPS export ABC transporter permease LptF, with the protein MIIFNAIDRYLIRLITVPLVTTLIVSAMLMVLDKMLKLFDFVANQGGPVSVVWRMLANMLPEYMSLGIPIGLMLGILLAFRKLALQSELDILRAVGISYSRLLRIPYIFAFFFALVNVAIVGYIEPYSHYAYEDLRYELRSGALGAAIKVGEFTKLGQHMTLRVEGSQDNGRNLTGIFGTSENPDNGQKLTITADSGRFMPSDDPNIILLRLNHGLLIHNRPDFTTPRVLSFQNHDLPIKLPAVESFRGWDGNQQEMTLTELVYILHHTKLPVKLRAQLRANFHFRIVEVVTMFLLPMLALTLAIPPKRSTSALGVFLSILIIVTDHKLNQYCEAIGGLGKIDPIIVLWTPFLLFALLVWRMYYTLAYVPGGQPIGALEWFFARVSSRIVQFFKKFSKRKVKA; encoded by the coding sequence TTGATAATTTTTAATGCCATTGATCGTTATCTGATCCGTCTGATTACAGTACCCTTGGTGACTACGTTGATTGTCTCTGCCATGTTAATGGTACTGGATAAGATGCTAAAACTGTTTGATTTTGTCGCTAACCAAGGGGGCCCGGTCAGTGTTGTCTGGCGTATGCTGGCCAATATGCTTCCTGAATATATGTCACTGGGTATTCCTATCGGTTTAATGTTGGGTATCTTGTTAGCGTTTCGAAAGTTAGCCCTGCAATCAGAATTGGATATCTTACGAGCGGTCGGAATAAGTTATAGCCGATTGTTGCGTATTCCCTATATTTTTGCGTTTTTCTTTGCCTTAGTCAATGTCGCAATCGTTGGCTATATCGAACCTTACTCTCATTATGCCTATGAAGATTTGCGCTATGAATTGCGTTCGGGGGCTTTAGGGGCCGCTATCAAAGTGGGAGAGTTTACGAAATTAGGGCAACATATGACGCTTCGGGTAGAGGGCAGCCAAGACAATGGGCGCAATCTAACCGGTATTTTTGGGACTAGCGAGAATCCTGATAATGGTCAAAAATTAACGATCACCGCGGATAGCGGCCGTTTTATGCCGTCTGATGATCCTAATATTATTCTGCTCAGGCTGAATCATGGATTACTGATTCATAATCGCCCCGATTTTACAACACCCCGTGTCCTTTCCTTCCAAAATCATGATCTTCCGATAAAATTACCGGCCGTTGAAAGCTTTCGCGGATGGGATGGCAATCAGCAGGAAATGACTTTAACTGAATTGGTTTATATTCTTCACCACACAAAACTGCCGGTAAAACTAAGAGCGCAATTGAGAGCTAATTTTCATTTCCGGATTGTCGAAGTCGTTACTATGTTCTTACTGCCAATGCTGGCACTTACGTTAGCTATTCCTCCCAAGCGCTCGACATCTGCCTTGGGGGTATTTTTATCTATTTTGATCATTGTTACAGACCATAAACTTAATCAATATTGTGAGGCGATTGGGGGGTTAGGTAAAATTGATCCCATTATTGTCCTTTGGACGCCTTTTTTACTGTTCGCTCTATTGGTTTGGCGGATGTATTATACATTAGCCTATGTACCGGGTGGCCAGCCTATCGGAGCCTTGGAATGGTTTTTTGCCCGCGTATCCTCGCGTATTGTCCAGTTTTTCAAAAAGTTTTCTAAAAGAAAGGTAAAGGCATGA